The following coding sequences lie in one Carassius gibelio isolate Cgi1373 ecotype wild population from Czech Republic chromosome A17, carGib1.2-hapl.c, whole genome shotgun sequence genomic window:
- the LOC127933342 gene encoding rho guanine nucleotide exchange factor 33-like, whose translation MENGKIEGNDIDAIDVQLQAMWVELKSGVGSVVEDCATLRQTYSRLEEKVSTYQQETNDKILSLRNTLNTLQEDISTALTQLSEVKSKQKDLQGDLDLMQSTQHRKGSRGEGSVDGHASLNSQTELSLIQHYISSLSANQNSYPEHDSQKKSALWREKKNSQDLKEQNYSTITQRQTAALELLESERVYVSYLSLLLKANISFNSSENVGLKDKRPFPPSLRFLIQQHLELLHLLQERVLKSHWQGIMGDVFLRLTSKESDFLDHYVSYLRDLPECLTVVSLFSSSKSGSFLESDITGDETHPSLHSLLLQPVQRIPEYHTLLQSLLQQTESEHPDYYLLLVSVQQLRYFMTQYSHLLQHNQELLTHSHALREHTHNLCTHQQEWPQHTRKELSRSTVRQLYKVDYEKNKKNNTSAQNDPSRRNKHYPDFEAAPYHYDPEIPSPDSFLSDSDSRHKAISVPLRRIPKTEGAGSGLSDALGALFPYKAGGSRCSSPSHSSDSSIDIAFVHCSPSHSPPIQSHSRGRSAGGVAYRSNRACVSPDSADIVRPHPLQAVQRKSKSLNGLQMDSIDTHAHQTKTPAHPKVERQSSGKSRKRPSSPKHRYETHTDTEEQPQLIHQKDPRDLVWEELKLKGVSDDYDHTPLSERSRKEGKGFRNSFKKLFKKKSSGDGKEKTTVKAECQSSGELETTKAPHIGDIDRGTAV comes from the exons ATGGAGAATGGCAAAATAGAGG GTAATGACATAGATGCCATAGACGTTCAG TTGCAGGCAATGTGGGTGGAGCTAAAATCAGGAGTTGGAAGTGTGGTTGAAGATTGTGCCACCCTACGGCAAACCTACAGCCGCCTGGAGGAGAAAGTCTCCACCTATCAACAAGAAACTAATGACAAGATCCTGTCTCTCAGAAACACACTTAACACATTACAG GAAGACATAAGCACTGCTCTAACTCAGCTCTCTGAGGTTAAGAGTAAACAAAAAGACCTGCAGGGGGACCTGGACCTCATGCAGAGCACTCAACACAG GAAAGGCTCAAGGGGGGAGGGATCAGTGGATGGCCACGCCTCTCTAAATAGCCAAACAGAACTCAGTCTCATTCAGCATTACATAAGCagcctttcagccaatcaga ACTCTTATCCTGAGCATGACAGTCAAAAGAAGTCTGCATtgtggagggagaaaaaaaacagcCAAGATCTGAAAGAACAAAACTACTCAACTATAA ctCAGAGGCAGACTGCAGCTCTGGAGCTGTTGGAGTCtgagagagtgtatgtgtcaTATCTCTCACTCCTGTTAAAGGCCAACATCAGTTTTAACTCCTCGGAAAATGTCGGCCTCAAAGATAAACG gCCTTTCCCTCCCTCTCTACGCTTCTTGATTCAGCAGCATCTGGAACTCCTTCACCTCCTGCAAGAGAGAGTTCTTAAGAGCCACTGGCAAGGAATCATGGGAGATGTATTTCTAAGACTCACTAGCAAAGAA AGTGATTTTCTGGATCATTATGTATCATATTTACGGGACTTGCCAGAATGTTTGACCGTGGTTAGTCTGTTCTCCTCTTCAAAATCAGGCAGCTTTCTAGag AGTGACATCACAGGGGATGAGACACATCCGTCTCTACACTCTCTGCTTCTACAACCTGTCCAACGTATCCCAGAATACCATACGCTCCTCCAG AGTCTTCTACAGCAGACAGAGTCAGAGCATCCAGACTATTACCTGTTACTGGTGTCTGTGCAACAACTCCGATATTTCATGACCCAGTACAGCCATCTGCTACAGCACAACCAGGAGCTCCTCACACACAGTCATGCcctgcgagaacacacacacaacctgtgCACACACCAGCAGGAGTGGCCCCAACACACCCGAAAAGAGCTTAGCAG GTCTACAGTGAGACAGCTGTATAAAGTCGActatgagaaaaataaaaaaaacaacaccagtGCACAAAA TGATCCTTCTCGACGTAACAAACACTACCCTGACTTCGAAGCAGCACCCTATCACTACGACCCAGAAATCCCGTCCCCTGACTCCTTCCTCTCCGACTCTGACTCTCGCCACAAAGCCATCTCAGTTCCTCTGCGCAGAATTCCAAAGACAGAGGGAGCGGGATCTGGCCTCTCTGATGCTCTGGGTGCGCTCTTTCCCTACAAAGCTGGAGGCTCTCGCTGCTCAAGCCCGTCTCATTCCTCTGACTCCAGCATTGATATCGCCTTTGTGCATTGTAGTCCTTCTCATAGTCCACCTATACAGTCCCACAGTAGAGGGCGAAGTGCTGGGGGTGTGGCTTATAGGTCCAATAGGGCCTGTGTGTCACCTGACTCAGCAGACATTGTGAGACCACACCCTCTACAGGCAGTGCAGAGAAAGAGCAAATCACTGAACGGCCTGCAGATGGACAGTATTGATACTCACGCCCACCAGACAAAAACTCCTGCCCACCCGAAGGTGGAGCGCCAGTCAAGTGGCAAATCAAGAAAGAGACCCAGTAGTCCAAAACACAGATATGAGACACACACTGACACAGAGGAGCAGCCGCAACTAATACATCAAAAG GATCCTAGAGACCTGGTGTGGGAGGAGCTCAAATTGAAGGGTGTGTCTGATGACTATGACCACACCCCTTTGAGTGAACGCAGTAGGAAAGAAGGAAAAGGGTTTAGGAACTCCTTCAAAAAGCTTTTCAAGAAGAA gtctaGTGGCGATGGAAAGGAGAAGACAACAGTAAAAGCTGAGTGTCAAAGCAGTGGAGAGCTGGAGACCACCAAAGCCCCTCACATAGGAGACATTGACAGAGGAACTGCTGTTTAA
- the LOC127933341 gene encoding MORN repeat-containing protein 2-like — translation MSEITSLKISYIFPNGDKYEGECCRTSDGVVMRKGSGTQTSASGVTYTGEWDNDKMNGRGTLTHPSGAIYSGLFRDNMYHGKGTYRFPDGTEYTGTFNNNRFEGEGEFTDSQGLVWTGMFRNKAALGLKLKVNM, via the exons ATGTCTG AGATTACAAGTcttaaaatatcttacatttttcCAAATGGAGACAAATATG AGGGAGAATGCTGTCGTACTTCAGATGGTGTGGTGATGAGGAAAGGGTCTGGCACACAGACATCAGCCTCTGGAGTTACTTACACTGGAGAATGGGACAATgataag ATGAATGGCAGAGGAACTCTTACACACCCTTCAGGGGCGATTTACAGCGGCCTGTTCAGAGACAACATGTATCATGGCAAAGGAACATACCGATTTCCTGATGGGACAGAATACACAGGAACCTTTAACAACAACAG ATTTGAAGGTGAAGGGGAGTTCACAGATTCACAAGGACTTGTGTGGACTGGGATGTTCCGTAACAAAGCGGCACTGGGACTGAAGCTCAAAGTTAACATGTGa